From the Chitinophaga lutea genome, the window AGGCCGGTTATTTTTTTGACACCGACATGGACAAGGCACTGCAGCTGTACGCCAAATCCGCGGAGCTCTTTGCGCCCTTCGCGCAAAAGGAAAGTTATGTTTTCCAGGCAAGGGCGTGGCGTAATTCCGGTGCATTGTACCAGCGGAAGAATGATCTGAAAAAGATGGTGGACCTCATCCTCACCAAGTCCGTACCGCTCGCGCAGAAGGCGGGGGACAACGTCATGCTCGGGGGGTATTATGCGGATGTGGGCATGGTGTTCATGAACGAGCGCCTGCATGCCAAGGCGGCTTTTTATCTCGATAAAGCCCTGGCGTATTACGGCAAGGCTAAACCGCCGTTGCATATGGAGCTACAGGCACTGCTCTTCACCACCGACAATTACGTGTACTGGGACAGCCTGCCCAGGGCCAAAATTTTTCTCGACAGGGCCGGCGCTCTGCTGGAGCCCTATCCTGAGTCGGAGCATAACCTCGACTTTTCCCATTCCGCGGCCATCTATTACCGGACGGCCGGCAACCCTGCCCGGTCCGTCGCCTATCTCGAACGGGGCATTGCCCTTGCCGAAAAGCTCAATAAACGGTATAAGCTCGCCGCGCTGCGGTACCAGCAATACGAGGCATACTTCGAGCAGGGCAAATACGAAGCCGCCCGTAAAACGCTGCAGCAGGCCATCGATGAAACGCCCGTTTCGATCAACGGTAACCTGATGCTGTATTTCAAGAGCATGTCGCAGACGTACGAAAAAATGGGCAATCTGCCCAGGGCATACGACTGGCTGAAGAAATTCAACACGGTACGCGACAGCGTCTATCCCGAACGCCTCAAAAGCGAGCTGACCACTATCGAAAGCAAATACAACGGCGCTGAAAAGGAAAAACGGATTATCCAGCTGCAGGCAGAACAGCGGGACGCCCTGATGAAAGCCAAAAACCAGCGCCTCATGAACTGGCTGCTGGGCATCGCGGGTTTGGCGTTGCTCACCATCACACTGCTGCTCGTGATCTTTTACCGTAACAGCCGCCGCCAGGCGCGGCAGAAACTCACGGAAATGCAGCAGCAACAGGAGCTCCAGCTCGCCAATGCGATCATGGAAGGAGAAGAGCGCGAGCGGCGAAGGGTGGCCCGCGACCTGCACGACGGCCTGGGCGGGGCACTGTCCGGTATCCGGATAAAACTCTCCGGCCATCAGAAAGAACAACCCGCCCCCCGGCTCGAGGAAGTGATCGATCAGCTGGAGGATTCCATCGGAGAACTGCGCCGCATCGCCCGTAACATGATGCCGGAAAGCCTGCTGAAATCCGGGCTCGAAGCCGCGCTCAGAGATCTCTGCGAATCGCTGATGAACGAACATACGGATATTGAATTCCAGGCCTATGGCATTCAGGCAGACATGCCCACCGCCACGCAGGCCAATATCTTCCGGATCGTACAGGAACTGCTCTCCAACGCCATCCGGCATGCCCAAGCCAGCAAAATTATCTTGCAGTGCATCCAGAACGACCGCACCTTTCTCATCACCGCCGAAGACAATGGCCGCGGCTTCGATACCGCCGCGATGAGCGCATCGAAAGGTATCGGCCTCACCAATATTCAAAACCGCGTGCAATACATGAAGGGCCGCTTCGACATAGAATCCGCCCCCAATGAAGGCACCATCATCAACATAGAAGTGTATGTCTGATACAAAAAAAGTGCTGGCGGTGGTAGACGACCACCCGATCGTAATCGAGGGACTGAAGTTCCTCCTGAAAACGCATGCAGACTTCGGACAGGTTTTCAGCTTTACCTCCGGCGCCGCTTTCATGCATTTTTCCCGCGATAACCGCGCCGACATCGTGCTGCTCGATATTTCCCTCCCGGACGCCAACGGCGTGGAGCTTTGCCGCGAGATCAAATCCCGTTCGCCCGAAACCGTGGTGCTGGGCCTCAGCAACCAGGCCGAGCGCAGCATCATTCTGCAGATGCTCGAAAGCGGCGCGGGCGGTTACCTGCTGAAAAGCACCTCCGCCGACGAACTGCTGGAAAACATCGAAGCGGCGCAGCACGGCGAGCTGGTGTTCTGTAACGAAGTGAAAAAGATACTGGCCAAACCCGGCCGTCACCCCGCCAGGCAGTTGCCGTCGCTTACCAAAAGGGAAAAACAATTAGTACAATTGCTGGCGCAAGGCAAAACCACGGCGATGATCGCCGCGGAACTGGAACTGAGCCGTTTTACCATCGATACCTACCGCAAGAACCTGCTGCATAAGTTCGACGTCAGGAACATCACGGAGCTGATGGTGATCATGATGCGGGAGAAGCTGTTGTGAAGAGGGAGAGCAGAAGCTTGTTTTAATTTAATGACCACCCAGCGACTGTGCGTATTCTCCTGTTCCCGCGACGGGAGACACTTAAATTATGTCCAGGAAAATGATGCGGTCATCGCCCTTTCCTTTGCTGACCCATATTATTGCCGTGATTCCGCAAAACCGCCCCAGTTCATCCCATTCGTCACTGGGCCAACTAACTTAGATGAAAATCAGTGAGCCCGGGCATGGCCATGAACAACATATTCAACTCTTGTATCTTTGCATGATACTCATCGTGAGTTAACGCATCTATATTATTGAGCCAAAGGATATCGGCACGTTGCTGCTCATAAGGCATCAGCTTTGTTACCTGGCCATATTTTTCAATAAGGTATTCGTTTCTCCTCCTTTTCAGGAGCTGGACGAAGTCTTCTAACGCTTTTGCTGTAGGCTTGTCAAGTAAAAAGGCTACCCCATTCGAGTTGTCATTTCTCGCTAGATACAGCAGTCGCTTGTAAGTGATACAATACCCGCAAATGCAAAGAGCTGCAATTGCAAAGTAAAAAAGAACCGAACCCTCTTCCACATCACGGCCACTCATTTTTAAGAATAGCAGGAAAATGGCCAGAAACACGCAACAAAATGCTGCCACCAGCCATGGTTTGTTGCCCGATACAGATTTTATAGTCTTGATACCTAAATCCTCGAATTTGACAAAAAAGTCGCTTTTGCCAAGTAAATGCCGATATTGCACATTGAGACCATCAACTTTTATTTCGAACCTTTTTTTATGGTGCAGGAAGTTCCTCTGCGTAAATACATTTTCAGACATTTCGGTATAGTTCAGATAAGCTAATATAGCAAAAACAGAACAAAAGCGCATGGACGGAGCTCCATGCGCTTTTGCATTAGTTGATGGCCACCCAGCTGCCGGCAGTCAATCCGGTCGATTTGTACCATTTGCTGTTCGCAGTGTCCAGCACCTCTTCGCCGATAAAGTTCGGTACGATGTTCGGCGCGGCCGTGATAGTGCGCGCGCCCATCTGCCCGAATTCCACCCAGGTGCCCGGCGTGCCGGCGGCTACACAGATGAAGCCCATCGGCTGACCTGCTTCCGCGGTTTTACGCCAGAAGATATCGCCCTTATTCCAGCTACCAGCACGAGGCGCTGCATCATACCGGCACCATTCAATGTGCCGGAAGCCGATCCGCTCACCGCCGCCCTGGCCGTCTGCAAAGAGACGGCTGTAATCGCCGTCGATCTCATCAATCTGGTTGTTAAACTGGATGAAGTTTTTGTTGTCGCCTGCAGTGATGCTGCTGTTGACGATCGCATATTCAAAACCGTTGAACCAGTTGGCGGAGATCACTACCTCATCGGAACCATGGCTATATACCCCGCGGTCAGTTGTTCCGATGCCCTGAAACGCGCCACCTGATATATTAACGCCCTGGCAGGCTGTCAGAAGGATCGCAGAAACCTTTGCTGCCGCCCCGGCAGATTCGTAATAATACCCGGTCACTGACACACCTCTGCAATAGTTAAAGCACAAGCCGTGCTGGGTATCGGTTTCGCAGCAAAAATCCGCCATGCTGATATCGTATGCATAACTGAAATTCGTTGCATGTGTTACTATGCTCCCTTCTTTTGCTTTTCCCACTCTGATTTTTTCCCAGTGCGTGTTATTGTCCTGGTTTTCCGAGTGGATGGCGTGGGTTCTGAACCGAATGAACTGGAGGTGCCCGTAGGTGGAATAGTAGTTGTTATTGGTATGCAGCCCTTTGTTGAACCCGGATACCGAAACATCTTCCAGCCGGCACCATCTGAACCCCTGCAGGTCGAGGCCGATACTGCCGGTGTTATTTTTGTCATCAAGGTAGAAGCCCCTTATAACGATGTTCGAAATAGTATTCACATTCCCTTCCCCCGGGTTGCCGTTCGGGTAATAACACTGAATCGCGATGCCGGTGCCTTCGTAACTCAGCAGGGTGCCATAGAGAACAGTATGATTACGGTTTTCTTCGCCAAGCAAGGAAACCGCCTCTCTCAGCTGGATAGTCTCCGTAAGCCGGTAAGTGCCCGCCGGCATAAATGCAGCGCCGCCCTTTGCCGCCAGCGCGTTGATCGTGTTTTGAATGGCTGTGGTATCGTCCGCCACGCCGTCGCCTTTGGCGCCGAACCATTTTACGCTGGCAGGGCCGCTGTAAATTCTTTTGATCACCTTGCCGTCTACGGTGTTCAGCACGGTGCCGGTATTATCGGGATAAACAATGGAGGAGCTGCCGGCATCATATTGCCAGATACCCTGCTGACCGTCATCGGTCGTAAAAAATACATCATCGGAAAGTGTTCCGCTCAGGCCGCGGATCTGACTGATCGTAAGTGCTAACATGGTCTGTTGTTTTTGGAGTTATTCTTATGTTTTTAAAGTAATTGCACCACCCAGGGTTAACAATATGTATCAAAGTTAGAGTAGGGCCGCGCAGTAGATTTGCGCAACAGAAAAGCCTGAAGGAATTCCTTCAGGCTTGGTATAAAACGATCTTTTATGTCAACGCTTTCCCTCAAACCGGTACACATCATCACTCCCCATCCCGCCGGCTTTATCAGAAGACAGGTAGCCCCCGGAGCCGTCCGGTTTCAATACAAAACTCACATCGTCGCCGGGTGAGCTGAACGGCGCTTTGAGGTTCTGCGGAGCGCTCCAGTTTTCCCTTGCGCCGGTGGCACGGTACACGTCGTAGCCGCCCAGGCCGGGATGGCCTTTGCTTGAGAAATACAATACGCCTTCATGCATCGACGGAAAACCTTCGGCAGCAATGGTATTGACGAAGCGACCGCAGTTTTTCGGCTCGCCCCAGTTGCCGTCCGCCTGTTTTTCGCTGTACCAGATGTCCGTTTGCCCGAGGCCGCCCGGCCTGTCCGACATAAAATACAATACATCACCGGCGTTGTTGACCACCGCGTGGCCCGCGCTGTAGCCGGCTAGGTTGATGCCCGGCAACAGGGTGAGCGGCGCCCATTTCCCGCCCTTCTTCACCGATTGCCATAACTGCAAATCACGCACGCCGTTGGCGGCGCCTTTGCGGCCCATGGTGACGGTGGCGTATAAGGTATCGCCGGCGCGGTTCACGAATACGGGGCCGATGTGGGTGGCGAATGATTTGAAGATGGACGGCGCGAGTTCTTCGCCGTAGAGGTTCGGGTTCGTGGACGAATAGGGCTCGTAATAATACGCTTTGTAGAAGGGCTGCCTCATCCGTTTATCGTTGGGGACTTGGGTTTCCCGGATCTCGGGGCGGTAGCCCGTGGATACCACCACGATGCCTTTATCGGTAACAGCGGTCACCATATCGGAACCGGGTGTGTTCAGCGAATGGATGGGTCGCAGGTTGACCGGGCTGCTTTGTGAACGCCAGGCCGCGGCGCTGTCGCAGCTTTGCAGGGCGGTCCGGCGGAGTTGCAGGCTGTCTGCGTTGGCAGTAGCGTACTGCTGGTATTGCGCGCGCGCGGAATCATATGCCCCGAGGCGCTGTAACGTTTCCGCGTAGGCGTAACGGGCGGAAGCGGGGGCGCCGGGCTGTTCCAGCAGTTGCCGGTAAACTCCGGCGGCGTGCTGCAGCTGGCCGGATGCCCGGAAACTATGCGCCATTTTTAACCAGTGGCCGGAAGAGAGTTTCTTCCCTTTATCGGTCAGTTCTTTGTATAGCGGGCCGGCTACGGCGTATTGTTCGAGTTGGTAGGCCTCATCCGCTAACTGCAGGCGGCTTTTCTGTTCCTGTGCCTGTGCGGCTGCCGTCAGCAGTAAAAGGGCCGCGATGATGGAATTCCTTTTGGTCATACGAAACATTTAAAAGTAA encodes:
- a CDS encoding tetratricopeptide repeat-containing sensor histidine kinase, whose amino-acid sequence is MKRILSICFFLLTVIAAGAQPLLNEKKYVDSLTALEQRAANDSIKARAAFLLSDFWSYSDTAKALHYLQAGKQYSGSNRYLQAVHCFYEAGYFFDTDMDKALQLYAKSAELFAPFAQKESYVFQARAWRNSGALYQRKNDLKKMVDLILTKSVPLAQKAGDNVMLGGYYADVGMVFMNERLHAKAAFYLDKALAYYGKAKPPLHMELQALLFTTDNYVYWDSLPRAKIFLDRAGALLEPYPESEHNLDFSHSAAIYYRTAGNPARSVAYLERGIALAEKLNKRYKLAALRYQQYEAYFEQGKYEAARKTLQQAIDETPVSINGNLMLYFKSMSQTYEKMGNLPRAYDWLKKFNTVRDSVYPERLKSELTTIESKYNGAEKEKRIIQLQAEQRDALMKAKNQRLMNWLLGIAGLALLTITLLLVIFYRNSRRQARQKLTEMQQQQELQLANAIMEGEERERRRVARDLHDGLGGALSGIRIKLSGHQKEQPAPRLEEVIDQLEDSIGELRRIARNMMPESLLKSGLEAALRDLCESLMNEHTDIEFQAYGIQADMPTATQANIFRIVQELLSNAIRHAQASKIILQCIQNDRTFLITAEDNGRGFDTAAMSASKGIGLTNIQNRVQYMKGRFDIESAPNEGTIINIEVYV
- a CDS encoding response regulator codes for the protein MSDTKKVLAVVDDHPIVIEGLKFLLKTHADFGQVFSFTSGAAFMHFSRDNRADIVLLDISLPDANGVELCREIKSRSPETVVLGLSNQAERSIILQMLESGAGGYLLKSTSADELLENIEAAQHGELVFCNEVKKILAKPGRHPARQLPSLTKREKQLVQLLAQGKTTAMIAAELELSRFTIDTYRKNLLHKFDVRNITELMVIMMREKLL
- a CDS encoding glycosyl hydrolase family 28-related protein, translated to MLALTISQIRGLSGTLSDDVFFTTDDGQQGIWQYDAGSSSIVYPDNTGTVLNTVDGKVIKRIYSGPASVKWFGAKGDGVADDTTAIQNTINALAAKGGAAFMPAGTYRLTETIQLREAVSLLGEENRNHTVLYGTLLSYEGTGIAIQCYYPNGNPGEGNVNTISNIVIRGFYLDDKNNTGSIGLDLQGFRWCRLEDVSVSGFNKGLHTNNNYYSTYGHLQFIRFRTHAIHSENQDNNTHWEKIRVGKAKEGSIVTHATNFSYAYDISMADFCCETDTQHGLCFNYCRGVSVTGYYYESAGAAAKVSAILLTACQGVNISGGAFQGIGTTDRGVYSHGSDEVVISANWFNGFEYAIVNSSITAGDNKNFIQFNNQIDEIDGDYSRLFADGQGGGERIGFRHIEWCRYDAAPRAGSWNKGDIFWRKTAEAGQPMGFICVAAGTPGTWVEFGQMGARTITAAPNIVPNFIGEEVLDTANSKWYKSTGLTAGSWVAIN
- a CDS encoding tetratricopeptide repeat protein, with product MTKRNSIIAALLLLTAAAQAQEQKSRLQLADEAYQLEQYAVAGPLYKELTDKGKKLSSGHWLKMAHSFRASGQLQHAAGVYRQLLEQPGAPASARYAYAETLQRLGAYDSARAQYQQYATANADSLQLRRTALQSCDSAAAWRSQSSPVNLRPIHSLNTPGSDMVTAVTDKGIVVVSTGYRPEIRETQVPNDKRMRQPFYKAYYYEPYSSTNPNLYGEELAPSIFKSFATHIGPVFVNRAGDTLYATVTMGRKGAANGVRDLQLWQSVKKGGKWAPLTLLPGINLAGYSAGHAVVNNAGDVLYFMSDRPGGLGQTDIWYSEKQADGNWGEPKNCGRFVNTIAAEGFPSMHEGVLYFSSKGHPGLGGYDVYRATGARENWSAPQNLKAPFSSPGDDVSFVLKPDGSGGYLSSDKAGGMGSDDVYRFEGKR